In the Taeniopygia guttata chromosome 12, bTaeGut7.mat, whole genome shotgun sequence genome, one interval contains:
- the EDEM1 gene encoding ER degradation-enhancing alpha-mannosidase-like protein 1, with protein sequence MRWRSVVLGLLLLRLGLQALLVLLPALARGLCLHPRLPCPGPRPPALPGPPAGAAGRGARLWGAAAGGDEYERRYSGAFPPQLRARLRDAARGMFVFGYDSYMEHAFPRDELDPLHCRGRGPDRRDPSNLNINDVLGNYSLTLIDALDTLAVMGNSSEFQKAVKLVIDTVSFDKDSTVQVFEATIRVLGSLLSAHIIITDTKQPFGDMSIKDYDNELLHLAHDLAVRLLPAFENTKTGIPYPRVNLKKGVPPDSHNETCTAGAGSLLVEFGILSRLLGDSTFEWVARRAVKALWSLRSNNTGLLGNVVNIQTGHWVGKQSGLGAGSDSFYEYLLKSYILFGEKEDLEMFNAAYQNIQNHLRRGREACNEGEGDPPLYVNVNMYTGQLMNTWIDSLQAFFPGLQVLIGDVEDAICLHAFYYAIWKRYGALPERYNWQLQAPDVPFYPLRPELVESTYLLYQATKNPFYLHVGMDILQSLEKYTKAKCGYATLHHVVEKTKEDRMESFFLSETCKYLYLLFDEENPVHKSGNKFMFTTEGHVVSVDERFRTSLWEDILPAQEGSAHRSKPPELKAANFSSNCNRVPDERRYLLPLKSNYMRQIDRMVGLI encoded by the exons ATGCGATGGCGGTCggtggtgctggggctgctgctgctgcggctcGGGCTGCAGgcgctgctggtgctgctgcccgCGCTGGCCCGCGGGCTCTGCCTGCACCCGcgcctgccctgccccggcccgCGGCCGCCCGCGCTGCCCGGGCCGCCCGCGGGCGCGGCGGGCCGCGGGGCCCGGCTgtggggcgcggcggcgggcggcgatGAGTACGAGCGGCGCTACAGCGGCGCCTTCCCGCCGCAGCTGCGGGCGCGGCTGCGGGACGCGGCCCGGGGCATGTTCGTGTTCGGCTACGACAGCTACATGGAGCACGCCTTCCCCCGCGACGAGCTCGACCCGCTGCACTGCCGCGGCCGCGGGCCCGACCGCCGCGACCC CTCCAACCTGAACATCAATGATGTGCTGGGGAACTACTCCCTGACGCTGATCGATGCGCTGGACACGCTGGCG GTAATGGGAAACTCCTCAGAATTCCAGAAGGCAGTGAAGTTGGTGATTGACACGGTTTCATTTGACAAAGACTCAACAGTCCAAGTTTTTGAGGCAACAATCAG GGTTTTGGGAAGCCTGCTGTCTGCCCACATCATAATTACAGACACCAAGCAGCCCTTTGGTGACATGAGCATTAAGGACTATGACAATGAGCTGCTGCACTTGGCTCATGACCTGGCAGtgaggctgctgccagcctttGAGAACACCAAAACTGGCATTCCCTATCCCCGG GTGAACCTGAAGAAGGGGGTTCCTCCAGACAGCCACAATGAGAcctgcacagcaggagctgggtcCTTGCTGGTGGAGTTTGGGATCCTCAGCAGGCTGCTTGGTGATTCCACCTTCGAGTGGGTGGCCAGGAGAGCTGTGAAGGCCCTGTGGAGCCTCAGGAGCAATAACACTGGACTGCTGG GAAATGTTGTGAATATCCAGACTGGTCACTGGGTTGGAAAGCAGAGTGGACTGGGAGCAGGGTCAGATTCGTTCTACGAGTACCTGCTGAAGTCCTACATCCTCTTCGGGGAAAAGGAAGACCTGGAGATGTTCAATGCTGCTTATCAGAACATTCAGAACCACTTGAGGAGAGG GCGGGAGGCCTGCAATGAAGGTGAAGGTGACCCTCCCCTGTATGTCAACGTGAACATGTACACGGGCCAGCTGATGAACACCTGGATTGACTCTCTGCAGGCCTTCTTCCCTGGACTGCAG GTGTTGATAGGAGATGTGGAAGATGCCATTTGTCTCCATGCCTTCTATTATGCCATCTGGAAACGCTATGGGGCTCTCCCAGAGAGGTAcaactggcagctgcaggcccCAGATGTTCCCTTTTACCCGCTGAGGCCGGAGCTGGTGGAGTCCACATATCTTCTGTATCAG GCCACAAAGAACCCATTTTACCTTCATGTGGGAATGGATATTCTGCAGAGTTTGGAAAAATATACAAAAGCAAA GTGTGGCTATGCCACGTTGCACCACGTGGTGGAGAAGACGAAGGAGGATCGAATGGAGAGCTTTTTTCTCAGTGAAACCTGTAAATATTTGTACCTG TTGTTTGATGAAGAGAATCCAGTGCATAAATCTGGGAATAAGTTCATGTTTACTACTGAGGGCCACGTCGTGTCTGTGGACGAGCGCTTCCGGACCTCGCTGTGGGAGGACAtcctgcctgcacaggagggcAGCGCCCACAGATCCAAACCCCCCGAGCTCAAGGCAGCCAACTTCAGCTCCAAC TGTAACAGAGTCCCTGATGAGAGGAGGTACCTGCTGCCCCTGAAAAGCAACTACATGAGACAGATCGACAGAATGGTGGGACTGATCTGA